In one Myxocyprinus asiaticus isolate MX2 ecotype Aquarium Trade chromosome 1, UBuf_Myxa_2, whole genome shotgun sequence genomic region, the following are encoded:
- the LOC127442288 gene encoding histone H3-like — MARTKQTARKSTGGKAPRKQLATKAARKSAPATGGVKKPHRYRPGTVALREIRRYQKSTELLIRKLPFQRLVREIAQDFKTDLRFQSSAVMALQESSEAYLVGLFEDTNLCAIHAKRVTIMPKDIQLARRIRGERA, encoded by the coding sequence ATGGCAAGAACCAAACAGACCGCTCGTAAGTCCACCGGTGGAAAAGCCCCGAGGAAGCAGCTCGCTACTAAAGCCGCCCGTAAAAGCGCCCCCGCCACCGGTGGCGTCAAGAAGCCTCATCGTTACAGGCCCGGTACCGTGGCGCTGAGAGAGATCCGCCGTTATCAGAAGTCCACTGAACTGCTGATTCGCAAACTGCCTTTCCAGCGTCTGGTGAGAGAAATCGCTCAGGATTTCAAGACGGATCTGCGCTTCCAGAGCTCCGCCGTCATGGCCCTGCAGGAGTCCAGCGAGGCTTATTTGGTCGGTCTGTTCGAGGACACCAACTTGTGTGCCATCCATGCCAAGAGGGTCACCATCATGCCCAAAGACATTCAGCTGGCACGCCGCATTCGTGGAGAGCGCGCTTAA
- the LOC127442380 gene encoding histone H2A-like — translation MSGRGKTGGKARAKAKTRSSRAGLQFPVGRVHRLLRKGNYAERVGAGAPVYLAAVLEYLTAEILELAGNAARDNKKTRIIPRHLQLAVRNDEELNKLLGGVTIAQGGVLPNIQAVLLPKKTEKPGKTK, via the coding sequence ATGAGTGGCAGAGGTAAAACCGGCGGTAAAGCTCGTGCGAAGGCTAAAACTCGCTCATCTAGGGCAGGACTGCAGTTCCCCGTCGGCCGTGTGCACAGACTGCTCCGCAAAGGAAACTACGCTGAGCGCGTCGGTGCCGGTGCTCCAGTTTATCTGGCCGCTGTGCTCGAGTATCTCACCGCTGAGATCCTGGAGTTGGCCGGAAACGCCGCTCGGGACAACAAGAAGACTCGTATCATTCCCCGTCACCTGCAGCTGGCAGTGCGGAACGACGAGGAGTTGAACAAACTCTTGGGTGGAGTGACCATCGCTCAGGGTGGTGTGCTGCCCAACATCCAGGCTGTGCTGCTGCCCAAGAAGACCGAGAAACCCGGCAAGACCAAGTAA
- the LOC127442189 gene encoding histone H1-like, translated as MAETAPAAAAPPAKAPKKKSAAKPKKTGPSVGELIVKTVSASKERSGVSLAALKKALAAGGYDVEKNNSRVKIAVRSLVTKGTLVQTKGTGASGSFKLNKKQAESTKKPVKKAAPKVKKPAIKKPAAAKKPKSAATKKPAAKKSPKKAKKPAAAKKATKSPKKAKKPAAAKKAAKSPKKAKAAKPKTAKTKAAKPKKAAPKKKLVVRGHNHS; from the exons ATGGCAGAAACCGCTCCAGCTGCAGCCGCCCCGCCGGCCAAAGCGCCCAAGAAGAAATCTGCTGCTAAACCCAAGAAAACGGGTCCAAGCGTCGGTGAACTCATCGTCAAAACTGTGTCCGCATCTAAGGAGAGGAGCGGCGTGTCTCTCGCCGCCCTGAAGAAAGCTCTCGCCGCCGGTGGATACGATGTGGAGAAGAACAACTCCCGCGTCAAGATCGCCGTTAGGAGTCTGGTGACTAAAGGCACTCTGGTCCAGACCAAAGGGACCGGCGCCTCCGGCTCATTCAAGCTCAACAAGAAACAAGCCGAGAGCACGAAGAAACCCGTCAAGAAAGCCGCTCCTAAAGTCAAGAAGCCCGCAATCAAGAAACCCGCCGCTGCTAAGAAGCCCAAGAGTGCCGCGACTAAGAAACCTGCCGCCAAGAAATCTCCCAAGAAGGCGAAGAAACCAGCAGCCGCCAAAAAGGCAACGAAGAGCCCCAAGAAGGCCAAGAAACCAGCAGCCGCCAAGAAAGCCGCCAAGAGCCCCAAAAAGGCCAAAGCTGCCAAACCCAAAACGGCAAAGACTAAAGCAGCCAAGCCTAAAAAAGCAGCTCCCAAAAAGAA ATTGGTTGTTAGAGGACACAATCACTCCTGA